A genomic window from Amblyraja radiata isolate CabotCenter1 chromosome 18, sAmbRad1.1.pri, whole genome shotgun sequence includes:
- the uroc1 gene encoding urocanate hydratase isoform X2, with amino-acid sequence MVSLRELCSGLPLDPLPPNRRRSSRVSHAPIRTPKLTPQEEKVAVRNSLRYFPPDVHGILAPEFAAELREFGHIYMYRFCPQSDLRAHPIDEYPSKSKAAAAIMHMIMNNLDPQVAQFPHELVTYGGNGQVFSNWAQFWITMQYLSEMGEDQTLVMCSGHPQGLFPSAPSAPRMVITNGMMVPNYSSREDYEKMFAMGVTMYGQMTAGSYCYIGPQGIVHGTVLTVLNAGRRYLGESGLGGRVLVTSGLGGMSGAQAKAATITGCVGVIAEVDEAALQKRLQQGWLMQLTDSLDQCIAQIREARRTKMALSLGYHGNVVDLWERLVQESERSGELLVDLGSDQTSCHNPYNGGYYPVGLTFEAANQMMHTDTKRFRTLVQESLRRQVAAINKLSERGMFFWDYGNAFLLEAKRAGAAVEKDEGGGMEFKYPSYVQHIMGDIFSLGFGPFRWVCTSADPSDLAETDAIATSVLEKIMSEEDASGAVKQQYADNIHWIRQAAHHKLVVGSQARILYSDQRGRTAIAVAINQAIAAGRVKAPVVISRDHHDVSGTDSPFRETSNIYDGSAFCADMAIQNFVGDSFRGATWVALHNGGGVGWGEAINGGFGLVLDGSAEAEERAKMMLGWDVSNGVTRRCWSGSDKAYETICRTMSENRGLRVTLPHRVEDEGILDRALQGPRERPLPTEGL; translated from the exons ATGGTCAGCCTGAGGGAGTTGTGCTCGGGGCTGCCCCTGGACCCCCTGCCCCCCAACAGAAGGAGGAGCAGCCGTGTGTCCCACGCCCCCATCCGCACCCCCAAGCTCACCCCCCAGGAAGAGAAG GTTGCCGTGAGGAATTCCTTGCGTTATTTCCCTCCGGATGTCCACGGGATCTTGGCCCCCGAGTTTGCGGCTGAGCTGCGGGAGTTTGGCCACATCTACATGTACCGCTTCTGTCCGCAGAGTGACCTGAG AGCTCACCCGATCGATGAGTACCCGAGCAAGTCGAAGGCAGCAGCGGCGATTATGCACATGATCATGAACAACCTGGACCCCCAGGTAGCCCAG TTTCCCCACGAGCTGGTGacatatggagggaatggacaagtctTCAGTAACTGGGCTCAG TTCTGGATCACCATGCAGTACCTCTCGGAGATGGGCGAGGACCAGACACTGGTGATGTGTAGTGGACATCCTCAGGGCTTGTTCCCCAGTGCCCCCAGTGCACCCCGTATGGTCATCACCAACGGCATG ATGGTTCCCAACTACTCTTCGAGGGAGGATTACGAGAAGATGTTTGCCATGGGAGTGACCAT GTACGGTCAGATGACTGCCGGAAGTTATTGTTACATCGGACCCCAGGGGATTGTTCACGGCACGGTG CTGACGGTGCTGAACGCGGGCCGCCGCTACCTGGGGGAGTCTGGCCTCGGGGGCCGGGTGCTGGTCACCTCCGGCCTGGGCGGCATGAGTGGGGCCCAGGCCAAGGCAGCCACCATTACCGGATGTGTGGGAGTCATCGCTGAG GTTGACGAGGCAGCGCTGCAGAAACGCCTGCAGCAAGGCTGGTTAATGCAACTCACCGACAGTCTGGACCAATGCATTGCCCAGATCAG GGAGGCTCGGCGAACAAAAATGGCCCTCAGCCTCGGTTACCATGGCAACGTGGTGGATCTGTG GGAGAGGCTGGTGCAGGAGAGTGAGCGGAGCGGGGAGTTACTGGTGGACCTGGGCTCGGACCAGACTTCCTGCCACAACCCCTACAATGGGGGCTACTACCCAGTTGGGCTGACCTTCGAAGCTGCCAACCAGATGATGCACACGGACACCAAACGGTTCCGGACACTGGTCCAGGAGAG CCTAAGGCGACAGGTGGCGGCCATCAACAAGCTGTCGGAGAGGGGGATGTTTTTCTGGGATTATGGGAACGCATTCCTCCTGGAGGCCAAGAGAGCCG GGGCTGCTGTGGAGAAAGATGAAGGCGGGGGCATGGAATTTAAATACCCTTCCTACGTGCAGCATATCATGGG GGACATCTTCTCGCTAGGATTCGGGCCGTTCCGTTGGGTCTGCACCTCTGCTGACCCCAGTGACCTGGCGGAGACCGATGCCATTGCCACCTCCGTCCTGGAGAAGATAATGAGTGAGGAAG ATGCCAGCGGCGCAGTGAAGCAGCAATATGCCGACAACATCCACTGGATCCGGCAGGCCGCCCACCACAAGCTG GTGGTGGGGTCACAAGCCCGCATTCTCTACTCGGACCAAAGAGGTCGGACGGCCATCGCAGTGGCAATAAACCAGGCCATCGCTGCGGGCAGGGTCAAG GCCCCGGTGGTGATTAGCCGAGACCACCATGATGTCAGTGGCACAGACAGCCCCTTCAGAGAGACCTCCAACATCTATGACGGCTCGGCATTCTGTGCAG ACATGGCGATACAGAACTTTGTCGGCGATTCCTTCCGAGGAGCCACGTGGGTGGCTTTGCACAACGGTGGTGGCGTGGGCTG GGGAGAGGCAATAAACGGCGGGTTTGGGTTGGTGCTCGACGGGTCTGCAGAGGCTGAGGAGCGAGCGAAGATGATGCTGGGCTGGGACGTGTCCAACGGG GTGACGCGCCGTTGCTGGTCCGGGAGTGACAAGGCCTACGAGACCATCTGCAGGACGATGAGCGAGAACCGGGGCCTGCGGGTCACACTGCCCCACAGGGTGGAAGACGAAGGCATCCTGGACCGAGCCCTGCAGGGACCGAGGGAACGTCCGCTCCCCACTGAAGGCCTCTGA
- the uroc1 gene encoding urocanate hydratase isoform X1, translating to MSLGLEWGTLSLDYPCAFFVPQVAVRNSLRYFPPDVHGILAPEFAAELREFGHIYMYRFCPQSDLRAHPIDEYPSKSKAAAAIMHMIMNNLDPQVAQFPHELVTYGGNGQVFSNWAQFWITMQYLSEMGEDQTLVMCSGHPQGLFPSAPSAPRMVITNGMMVPNYSSREDYEKMFAMGVTMYGQMTAGSYCYIGPQGIVHGTVLTVLNAGRRYLGESGLGGRVLVTSGLGGMSGAQAKAATITGCVGVIAEVDEAALQKRLQQGWLMQLTDSLDQCIAQIREARRTKMALSLGYHGNVVDLWERLVQESERSGELLVDLGSDQTSCHNPYNGGYYPVGLTFEAANQMMHTDTKRFRTLVQESLRRQVAAINKLSERGMFFWDYGNAFLLEAKRAGAAVEKDEGGGMEFKYPSYVQHIMGDIFSLGFGPFRWVCTSADPSDLAETDAIATSVLEKIMSEEDASGAVKQQYADNIHWIRQAAHHKLVVGSQARILYSDQRGRTAIAVAINQAIAAGRVKAPVVISRDHHDVSGTDSPFRETSNIYDGSAFCADMAIQNFVGDSFRGATWVALHNGGGVGWGEAINGGFGLVLDGSAEAEERAKMMLGWDVSNGVTRRCWSGSDKAYETICRTMSENRGLRVTLPHRVEDEGILDRALQGPRERPLPTEGL from the exons ATGTCCTTGGGACTGGAGTGGGGAACACTATCCCTCGATTacccgt GTGCGTTTTTTGTGCCACAGGTTGCCGTGAGGAATTCCTTGCGTTATTTCCCTCCGGATGTCCACGGGATCTTGGCCCCCGAGTTTGCGGCTGAGCTGCGGGAGTTTGGCCACATCTACATGTACCGCTTCTGTCCGCAGAGTGACCTGAG AGCTCACCCGATCGATGAGTACCCGAGCAAGTCGAAGGCAGCAGCGGCGATTATGCACATGATCATGAACAACCTGGACCCCCAGGTAGCCCAG TTTCCCCACGAGCTGGTGacatatggagggaatggacaagtctTCAGTAACTGGGCTCAG TTCTGGATCACCATGCAGTACCTCTCGGAGATGGGCGAGGACCAGACACTGGTGATGTGTAGTGGACATCCTCAGGGCTTGTTCCCCAGTGCCCCCAGTGCACCCCGTATGGTCATCACCAACGGCATG ATGGTTCCCAACTACTCTTCGAGGGAGGATTACGAGAAGATGTTTGCCATGGGAGTGACCAT GTACGGTCAGATGACTGCCGGAAGTTATTGTTACATCGGACCCCAGGGGATTGTTCACGGCACGGTG CTGACGGTGCTGAACGCGGGCCGCCGCTACCTGGGGGAGTCTGGCCTCGGGGGCCGGGTGCTGGTCACCTCCGGCCTGGGCGGCATGAGTGGGGCCCAGGCCAAGGCAGCCACCATTACCGGATGTGTGGGAGTCATCGCTGAG GTTGACGAGGCAGCGCTGCAGAAACGCCTGCAGCAAGGCTGGTTAATGCAACTCACCGACAGTCTGGACCAATGCATTGCCCAGATCAG GGAGGCTCGGCGAACAAAAATGGCCCTCAGCCTCGGTTACCATGGCAACGTGGTGGATCTGTG GGAGAGGCTGGTGCAGGAGAGTGAGCGGAGCGGGGAGTTACTGGTGGACCTGGGCTCGGACCAGACTTCCTGCCACAACCCCTACAATGGGGGCTACTACCCAGTTGGGCTGACCTTCGAAGCTGCCAACCAGATGATGCACACGGACACCAAACGGTTCCGGACACTGGTCCAGGAGAG CCTAAGGCGACAGGTGGCGGCCATCAACAAGCTGTCGGAGAGGGGGATGTTTTTCTGGGATTATGGGAACGCATTCCTCCTGGAGGCCAAGAGAGCCG GGGCTGCTGTGGAGAAAGATGAAGGCGGGGGCATGGAATTTAAATACCCTTCCTACGTGCAGCATATCATGGG GGACATCTTCTCGCTAGGATTCGGGCCGTTCCGTTGGGTCTGCACCTCTGCTGACCCCAGTGACCTGGCGGAGACCGATGCCATTGCCACCTCCGTCCTGGAGAAGATAATGAGTGAGGAAG ATGCCAGCGGCGCAGTGAAGCAGCAATATGCCGACAACATCCACTGGATCCGGCAGGCCGCCCACCACAAGCTG GTGGTGGGGTCACAAGCCCGCATTCTCTACTCGGACCAAAGAGGTCGGACGGCCATCGCAGTGGCAATAAACCAGGCCATCGCTGCGGGCAGGGTCAAG GCCCCGGTGGTGATTAGCCGAGACCACCATGATGTCAGTGGCACAGACAGCCCCTTCAGAGAGACCTCCAACATCTATGACGGCTCGGCATTCTGTGCAG ACATGGCGATACAGAACTTTGTCGGCGATTCCTTCCGAGGAGCCACGTGGGTGGCTTTGCACAACGGTGGTGGCGTGGGCTG GGGAGAGGCAATAAACGGCGGGTTTGGGTTGGTGCTCGACGGGTCTGCAGAGGCTGAGGAGCGAGCGAAGATGATGCTGGGCTGGGACGTGTCCAACGGG GTGACGCGCCGTTGCTGGTCCGGGAGTGACAAGGCCTACGAGACCATCTGCAGGACGATGAGCGAGAACCGGGGCCTGCGGGTCACACTGCCCCACAGGGTGGAAGACGAAGGCATCCTGGACCGAGCCCTGCAGGGACCGAGGGAACGTCCGCTCCCCACTGAAGGCCTCTGA